One Dermacentor andersoni chromosome 6, qqDerAnde1_hic_scaffold, whole genome shotgun sequence genomic window carries:
- the LOC140219045 gene encoding uncharacterized protein — MRLPVDTGASVSMMTVEDFGEHFGRQHRLSQTVDLKNFSKQRIDIQGLFQATVQFFQRSCSVTFHVTTTGTSLLGLDAIQRLGIQIDGTSLPCRLPSLPSVQSPTGVPPGFDHLSSDELGLVNNFVHRIHRQQDAKPVSSKLRRLPLALRDQVTNELRRLEDCDVIKRVEASEWVSPLVVVRKRDGTMRLCVDLREQDSLVSQVQEKVLQKQWQTKQYVDKRRGAQATRVKVGDTVRIRFNRKGIFKYSKPRKVKAQIGPSIFVLSDGKTWHVSKLTVVMKDPTGSTLCTSDKDFLYSYSNLDSHSDDLSVVTASSHSHKLQLSCASDCITSESAQSAVVSDSVGESVASQDLLGLREELPGQPSPALSANHIKLSNQGEGSSSGTTGSLKSTDTRRNPQSSSEVRTRPHRDRKRPPWLDDFVYVV, encoded by the coding sequence atgcgactgccggtggatacgggagcgtctgtctcaatgATGACTGTCGAAGATTTTGGagagcactttggtcgacagcacagactgtcacaaacagtggacttgaaaaatttctccaagcaacgcattgacattcaaggcctgtttcaagccactgtccagtttttccaaaggtcatgctccgtcacgttccacgtaacgactacaggaacatcactgctgggtttagacgccatccaacgcttgggcatacagatcgacggtacgtcgctgccatgtcgtctaccatcgcttccttcagtacagagccccacaggtgtgcctccgggttttgatcacctttccagtgacgagttgggccttgtcaacaactttgtgcaccgaattcatcggcagcaagatgcgaaaccagtatcttcaaagttgcgccgactacccctggctctccgtgaccaggtcacaaatgaattgcgacgtctcgaggactgcgacgtcatcaagcgcgtcgaggcttccgagtgggtgtctccactcgtggtggtgcgcaagagggatggaaccatgcggctctgtgtagatctgcgggaacaggacagtcttgtgtctcaagttcaagaaaaggtcttgcagaaacagtggcagacgaaacagtacgtagacaaacgtagaggtgctcaggcaactcgtgtcaaggtgggagacaccgtcagaataagatttaacaggaaaggaatttttaagtacagtaaacctcgtaaagtcaaggcccagataggaccatctatttttgtacttagtgatgggaagacgtggcatgtgtctaagttaaccgtagtgatgaaggatccaacaggtagtacattgtgtacaagtgataaagactttttgtactcgtattcaaacttggatagtcattccgatgacttgtctgtagtgacagcgtcttctcatagtcataagcttcagttaagttgtgcgtctgactgtatcacttcagagtctgcacagtcagcagtcgtctctgattccgtgggggaatcggtagcctcccaggacttgttgggacttcgagaggagcttcctgggcaaccctctccagctttgagcgctAACCACATTaaattgtccaaccagggggagggaagtagtagtgggacgactgggtctttaaagtcgaccgatacgcgtcgcaacccccaaagttcttctgaggtacgcacgcgtcctcatcgtgacagaaaacggcctccgtggctcgatgattttgtttatgtAGTGTAG